The Saliniramus fredricksonii genome segment TGCGCCACGAGGTCTGCTTCCGTGAAGCCCGGTTCCGGGTTGTTCCAATCGGAATGCGTGCGAATCGGAACACTTTTACGCACAGCCGAGGGAGGTCCATTGCGCCGCCGGCGCCCTCCGGATGCAACAGTGCGAATTGGTGCGAGGAGGCGATCGATTGTCGATGCATTGATTGCCATCAGACGACGCCGGACCTCATCGTCGAGCGCAAGGTGGCCATGACGTTCCATCGCCGGAACCAGCAAGGGGATAAGAGGCTTCAGGCGTTTGCCGCAGATCCGATCCGACGCCTCCCACAATACGATGAGTGCTTCGCGGGTGGCCTCGTCATAGATGCGCCGTCCAGGGCGCGGTTTGGAGCGATCAGCGCGGTATCCGCAACGCAGCAAACACTCCGCATATTTGCGATGATACCCGGAGATCTCGACAAACTCCGACAGAATTACCCCCTTCTCGGCACGGCCAGAAGACCGTTAGCGGGTTGCCAAAGCTCGCAGAAGTTCATCTCTTGTGGCCATGCTGATCCGCCTCATGCTCGCCCCCGAATGCCAATCACTTCGGGAACATTCTTAATGACGCAACAAGCAATCCTTTAGGAACAATTCAGGCGAAGCAATGCGGAGTCTCACTTTGATCGTCCCGCGAAGCCGACCGTCCGCTACAGCGCAATCAAAAGCGCGCGAACGGACGGCTCCGCTCACGACGAGCTACACCATGACGGGTGTGGCCAATCAGCTTCGGCTCGCCAGAATCGCGACCGCACCGACGAATAAGCCGTAGATTACCAGGATTCCAGACAACGAGAGAAGTCCGATATCGCCATAGCCGGCAATGTGGAGTGCTCCAATGCCGAAGCCACCTGTAATGCCGCCGAGTGCGCCCGGCACCCAAGATGCTGCAAGGTGTCGCCCAGCTACTGCGGCAGACACAAGACCGGCAATTGCCAGTAAGCTTCCCAATACGATCTCGCTCATGTCAGCCTCCATTCTGTCGAATCGATATCGACGAAGTTCAGCAGGTGCACATGAATCTTGTTGAACCTCGCCGCACCCTGAGATTGCTATCAGAATCGGTTGCGGCATGTTTCATATCTCGGATTCCCACACCGCATTAGCTATACGGCCACAAACCCCGACTCGAAGAGAGGTTCCTGGGAAGTCAGAAAAGCTATATTTTTTCAATCTGTTAATTGGGAAACCGAGAGCGGCTTCACTTGCCCTCCAAGATCGGCACCTGATACAATCTCGATTGTAAGTTTTCGGGCGCGGACATGGTCTCGCAAGCGTGGAGCGCGTTCGAAAAGCCTCTCCTGCAAGGCATCAGCATCGATCTCACCCTCGACGCTGACGTGGAGGATCTGATGGCCCTCGCCCTTGTGCATCGAGACGGCCACGCGGCGCCGCTGCCCTCCAGCCACGTCTCTGACCGTGACAGCGATCACCTCAGCCGAAATCTTGCTGCCGGCAACAACGAGAACGTCATCGGTCCGACCAAGGATCTCAACTGCACGCAGAGCATAGGGAGCGCCATGATCGGCCCAACGCGCACGGTCCCCGGACTGGTCGCGCAGAAGCGGCATTGCCCGTCGCGACATTGTGCTGAAGACGAGCTCTCCCTCATCTTCCGGTTCACCTGTTTCGGGATCGACGATCTCGACAACGAGATCCACCTCGTCAAATATGATCGACCGCTCATTCTTCCAGCTGAATGCGAGGCCGACACCGAGTTCCGTGGTGCCGTAGGAGGTATGAACATCTGCCGTCGGGAAGGCCGCGCGAACAGCTTCGAGGTCCTTCGCATCAAGGCGCTCACTGCCGAGAATGATCCGCGTGAGAGGGGGCTTTTCCTCCGTGCCGAAAGCATCAATCAGCCTGAGCATGAACGACGGCGAAGACATCAACATGTTGCAGCGGTCGCGACACATTGTTTCCGCGACCAGAGACGGATCTTCGTCTCCCAGTGTCAGCGCGAGTCCGCCAGCTTTCTCGATGATCCGGGCGGATTGATCCTGTTGATCACTGCCGCTATCGCACCATTCACGGAAATCGCGTTGCACTTATGATGCATGCGGGAAAATCGTCGGGTGGAAATCATCAGCGGCATCCTGATCATGTCGCTTCTTTCGAGCAGCGCTGAGGAGCCACAGGCTGGCTCTGTCGTAACCAAAAAAAACGGCTCCCGAAGGAGCCGTTGAAAAAGTTGGGAGGAAACCATGAGCCGACAGAGACGGCTCGAGGACCGTGCATGCGCGAGGGGATCACGCATACGCTGCCACTTGCCTGCCCGGAAACCGATGAAGATGATGCAATATCGCGTATCCGAAACCCGCATGTGACGATAAAAAATTGCTATATTTCGTTGCTTTTGTCAACAAGAAAAAGATATTTTTTACAAGAAAGATATTCTTGATATGCATTCAATCATAAATCATTGAAATTTTTTGTTTTTCTAGCGTAGCGCCTTTTTTCAATGCGCCTTTAGAGCGATGAAATAGAAATCAGAATGCTTTGGATGCATTGAAACAGTGCTGCACCACGCGAAAAACGCAAGCTATATATAATAAAAACGAATACATGCTGCGCCTGCTCCGGCCCACTGCGACGCGGAGGAGGGCGCGCGCAAATTCAAGGCGCTACACTATCCAATTTCGTTCAATAACGATTCATCGACAATTTGTCAATAAAATATCGACCCGTTATGACTGTCAGGGCGGTCTTGAGCCATGAAGGGCCCAATCCCTGTTTCCGCCCTTTGGCGGTCGGCTCACATCAGGCAGATCCCTGGCGCCCACGCTGATGCAGCGGTAACGGATTCCAGCGGGTGAGGACCACGAATCCGTCGCGCGTCGTCACGGTGAGGTGGCCGCCATGGTCGTGCACCACGAGGCCCGGCGGCAATGTGTGTGCCTCCTGCCAGCCGCAGGCGGCCGCAACGTGATAATCGTGGCCGTCGAGGCGCGCGATGGTCTCGACCCGCCCGAAGGCGCGCACGGTGGCGAGCACGGCCCGCGTCCCCGCCTCAAAACGCAGGCGTCGATCCGCATCGCTCGGGCGCTGCCAGTAGCTCCCCGGCCCCTGGGCCTCGGCGGTGTGCCAATGTGCCGGCAAATCCTGCGCGAGCCGCGCCGCGAGCCGGCCTGCGGCGAACTGGCAGCGGATCATCACGCTGTCGAGGGTATCGCTGTCGGCGACGGGGAAGCGTTCGCGTCCGAGGATGTCGCCGGCATCGAAATCATGGGCGAGTTTGTGCGCGCTCACGCCCCATTCGCGGCGCCCCTCCAGAAGCGCGCGAATCACCGGAAAGGGGCCGCGCGCCTCGGGCAGGAGCGAGGGGTGGATGTTGAAGGCGTAGGGGACCACCCCTTCCCAGCCGGTGACCCGCCATTTGTAGCCGGCGACCACAAGACACGCCACGCCGTCATCGGCGAGAGCGGCGATTTCCGCCGGCGTGATCCGCGTATCCTGCACCGGAATGGCGCATTGCCGGGCGATTGTGATCACCCGGTCGTTGAAATCGACGAGCCCGTCGCAGGGGCGGGTGAACAGCTTGTGCGGCGTCCAGCCGCATTGCAGCAGGGCCTCGAAGGCCGGTGCCAGCATGTCGATCCCGGCAAAGGCGAAGCGCATGGGGCAATCCCTTCATTCGGATGGTGCGCCGAGCATGCTGGAAACATGGTCCGTGCGCCATATCTGTTGCGCGATCATGCCGGATGGCGGCACAACAGAAGGTTACCCGTGGGAGGGGTGCCATGGCGAAACGCGAAAAGGCTGCTTCTCATGAGCAGGGCAGCACGAGCGCGCAGGAGTGCTGCCTGCGCCTCGTCCTGGGCGACCAGCTCACCCCCGATATCGCCGCGCTCAAGGATATCGATCGCGAACGGGATGTTGTGCTGATGGTCGAAGTGCATGACGAGACCGTCTATGTACCCCACCACAAGCAGAAGATCGCCTTCCTCCTCTCGGCCATGCGCCACTTCGCGCAGGAACTGCGCAACGACGGGATCACGGTGGATTACGTGGGCCTCGAAGACGAGGCGAATACCGGCTCCTTCACCGGTGAAGTCATGCGCGCCGTCGCGCGCCACCGGCCCGATCGCCTCGTCGTGACCGAGCCGGGCGAATGGCGCGTCTGGCAGATGATGCAGGATTGGCGCGAGGAATCCGCCGTCCCCGTCGCGATCCGCGAGGATGACCGGTTCATCTGTTCGCGCGCGGAATTCGCCGCCTGGGCGGAGGGCCGCAAGAGTTATCGCATGGAATTCTTCTATCGCGAGATGCGCCGCAAGACCGGTTTCCTGATGACGGACGATGGCGAACCCGAGGGTGGCGCCTGGAATTTCGATGCCGAGAATCGCAAGAAGCTGCCGACAAAGATCAGCATTCCCAAAGCTACCGCCTTTCGCCCCGACGCGATCACGCGGGACGTGCTCGACCTCGTCGCGCGCCGCTTCGACAACCATTTTGGCGATCTCGAAGGCTTCCGCTGGGCGGTGACCCGCAAGGATGCGCGCACGGCGCTGACGCGCTTCGTCAACGAGCGGCTCGAGAATTACGGCGATTACCAGGACGCGATGAAGCGCGACGAGCCCTTCCTCTTCCACGCGGTGATCGCGCCTTATCTCAATGCCGGCCTGCTCACCGCGCGGGAGGTCTGTGTCGCCGTCGAGGAGGCCTATCGCACGGGCCGGGCACCGCTGAACGCGGTGGAAGGGTTCATCCGGCAGGTGATCGGCTGGCGCGAATACGTGCGCGGCATCTACTGGCTGAAGATGCCCGATTATGCCGGGACCAACGCGCTTGAAGCAAAGCGCAAGCTGCCGGATTTCTACTGGAGCGCGGATACGCCGATGGCCTGCCTGCGTGCCTGCGTCGAGGAGACGCGGGCCAACGCCTATGCGCATCACATTCAACGATTGATGGTGCTCGGCAATTTCGCCCTGCTCGTCGGCATCACCCCGCGCGAGGTGCAGGAATGGTATCTGCTGGTCTATGCCGATGCCTATGAATGGGTCGAGCTGCCCAATGTGCACGGCATGGTGCTCTTCGCCGATGGCGGGCTGCTGGCCTCCAAGCCCTATGCCGCATCGGGCGCCTATATCGACCGCATGTCGGATTACTGCAAGGGCTGTGCCTACGATGTGCGCGCGAAGACCGGCGAGAAGGCCTGCCCGTTCAACTATCTCTACTGGAACTTCCTGATCGAGAACGAAGACCGCCTCTCCAGCAACCCCCGCATGGGCATGCCCTACCGCAACCTCGCCCGCATGAGCGAAGCGCGCCGCAAGGCGATCGTCGGCGATGCCAGACGGTTTCTGGCGGCGGTCGGAGCGGTTGAGCAGAAGGGGTGAGCGCTTCGCAGGCCAGCTTTCAGACAAAAGATTCGGCACGTACGGTTCAGTATCGCATTCGAGCGCGATCCGACCTGACAGAGGCAGATCGGGCGCTTGAATGCGCCATTTCGGCGCATCATCCCAATGCGGCGTTCTCGATCAGCCAGTTGCGAAACGCTGGAACACTTCCGGATTGCGTATCGCTTTCGCGCATGTACAGCCAGGTCGTGCGCTCGACTGCGAGAAAACCGAGGGGCGCGATAAGCCTGCCCCTCTCCAATTCTGAACGTACAACAAAGTCGGGTGTCATTGCGAAACCAAGCCCGCTGCAGGCCGCCTCGATCGACAAGGAAAGCGTCTCGAAGATGAGCATCTTTCGCTTGCGCAAGCCTATGCCCGCCTCATCAGCCCATTCCTCCCAGGCATCCAGACGTGATGAGGCGTGGAGCAATGGCATGTCGGTGATATCGTGAGGCTGTCGCGGAATCGGACACCGATCCGGTGCGCACACTGGGCCAATCCGTGCATTCCCAAGGCGGGTCGCATGTATCCCCGTTAGCGGCGAAACCGGGTCGCTGGTGATCAGCACATCAATGTACCGCGATGTCAGAGCGGAGATGTCGCTGCGCGTCTGAAACCGAAGCGATACATCGGGCTTTGCTTCCAAAAATTTATCAATCCGTGGTAAAAGCCAATAAGAAAGCAGGGTTGTGGAACAGCCGATCGAGAGTACAGGCTCGTGGGTGCTGGTTCGAATCTGGTGGACTTCCTGCTCCAGCATTGAAAAGCTCTGGCTGCAGACCTGATAGAGCCGTTGGCCATCGGCGTTCAGAACAACGCCGTTGCCACGCCTGTCGAAGACTTTCTTTCCAAGCCAATCTTCAAGTGCGCGAATCTGATGACTGATCGCACCATGCGTCATGCCCAAAGCTGCAGCCGCAGCAGAAAAACTGGGATACCGCGCAGCCGCTTCGAAAGTTTGCAGTGCACGTAAAATCGGAAGCTGTCGCATCCTTAACCGCCTCTCTCAAATCATCATGCCGGCCGGTTGAAACCGGCTGACGGGTAAGATGACGCGCCGGAATAGTGAATCAGAGAGCTCGCCCCGATCCAGTGAGGTCGCGGATTGCTCCTGAGCCGCGAAATTTATTGGCAGGAAGTGTGACGTAAATTGATTTGCACCACAAGTTGCATATTCGCTATAAAGCTGATGTTTAGAGGTGGATGAATGAAAACAGCATCAACAATGTTTGCAGATGTACTGCTTGAGCTTGAGCGTATCGAAGAGTTGCACGCCTCGCTGCATCCAGCCGTGAGTATTTTTGGCAGCGCGCGTACGCCTGCCGATTCGCATGAGTTCCGTAGTGCGCACGGGCTGGGGCAGGCATTGGCACAGAAAGGGTTCACAGTGATCTCGGGGGGCGGTCCAGGTATCATGCGCGCTGCAGTCGAGGGAGCGCAGAGTGCACGAGGACGCTCAGTCGGTTTCAACATTGCTTTGCCATTCGAAGTTCCCAGCATCGACCTGCAGGATATTTCGCTCACATTCGAAAATTTCTTTACGCGAAAGCTCGCATTTGCCCGTTGTTCCGACGCATTTGTGGTTATGCCAGGCGGTATGGGAACATTGGATGAGCTATTTGATATATTGACTCTGATTCAGACAAAAAAAATGCCGGATAAGCCTGTTGTATTGTATGGCAAAGATTTCTGGCATGGAATGATAAATTGGCTCAATGTATCTGTGGCAGGCAATGGCTATATTAAGCCGAATGAGACTGAAAAGATGATGATATTTGATGAAGAATCCGACGTAATAAATCATTTAATACAGTTATTTAATATTAAATAATTTATTGCATTGTCACGTAAAATCTCAAGGTTATGGAAGGAAAACATCATGCAGAAAAATCAATCAGCTGAATTAGTAATGTTCACAGGTGGTAGAGATAGCACGCTTGCTGCTTCTCATCTCATGTTACGAGGGATTCCAGTTCACCTTTGGAGTGGCAATAGCGGATGCTCGCTCCATAGGGGCATACTTTCCTACCGTGTCAAAGAACTTCGTGATCGGTTTGGCTCATTGGTTGTTGATCATGTCATTCAGGACATTAGTGGAAGTTTTCGCTCTATAGCGATCGCTGAAATTGAGAAAGATATTCTTCATCATAAAAAAAATCTTGTGCTGCTTGGTGAAAAAATTGCAATTCACGCACATATAATTGATTATTGTCACAGAAATTGTATCAAGAAAGTCAATGATGGAATTGCTTACTATCAAAGAGATTACCCCGAACAGAGAAATGTTGCAAAAGAGTACTTTATTGATATGATGAAACACTATGATATCGAATATAATAGTCCTATATACGAATTTGCAAAGTCGTCAGAAGATGTAAAGTATCGGCTTTTGCAGCTCGGATTGTCGACGAAATCTCTTGAGGGGATATCTATATTTTCTGACAGCTTCTCTGTCCCATCTGATGAAACAATTTATGAATATTTGAAGCAAAAAGAAGATATTTTTCATGATATTGTGAAATTTATTTCAGCAGGAATTGGTTTTTCACCAAAAGAAATGGAATCATTGGTGCAAAACTCTCATTTTCATACTGTATAGAAATCTATATTAGAATATATAAATAAAATACAACAACTCACTTTGAGAGTGAAGAGAGTAAAGATGGATGCCTTGCTCATGGAAAAATGTGCAGCAATTATTATTCGTGAAAAAACTCTCCTAGTTGTACGTAAGCGTTTCACGAATATTTTCATTTCTCCCGGCGGGAAAATTGAGCCGGGGGAAACACAAATCCAGTGTTTGCGTCGTGAGGTCGCAGAAGAAATTGGCGTCGAA includes the following:
- a CDS encoding phenylacetate--CoA ligase family protein, translating into MQRDFREWCDSGSDQQDQSARIIEKAGGLALTLGDEDPSLVAETMCRDRCNMLMSSPSFMLRLIDAFGTEEKPPLTRIILGSERLDAKDLEAVRAAFPTADVHTSYGTTELGVGLAFSWKNERSIIFDEVDLVVEIVDPETGEPEDEGELVFSTMSRRAMPLLRDQSGDRARWADHGAPYALRAVEILGRTDDVLVVAGSKISAEVIAVTVRDVAGGQRRRVAVSMHKGEGHQILHVSVEGEIDADALQERLFERAPRLRDHVRARKLTIEIVSGADLGGQVKPLSVSQLTD
- a CDS encoding formyltransferase family protein — encoded protein: MRFAFAGIDMLAPAFEALLQCGWTPHKLFTRPCDGLVDFNDRVITIARQCAIPVQDTRITPAEIAALADDGVACLVVAGYKWRVTGWEGVVPYAFNIHPSLLPEARGPFPVIRALLEGRREWGVSAHKLAHDFDAGDILGRERFPVADSDTLDSVMIRCQFAAGRLAARLAQDLPAHWHTAEAQGPGSYWQRPSDADRRLRFEAGTRAVLATVRAFGRVETIARLDGHDYHVAAACGWQEAHTLPPGLVVHDHGGHLTVTTRDGFVVLTRWNPLPLHQRGRQGSA
- a CDS encoding cryptochrome/photolyase family protein: MAKREKAASHEQGSTSAQECCLRLVLGDQLTPDIAALKDIDRERDVVLMVEVHDETVYVPHHKQKIAFLLSAMRHFAQELRNDGITVDYVGLEDEANTGSFTGEVMRAVARHRPDRLVVTEPGEWRVWQMMQDWREESAVPVAIREDDRFICSRAEFAAWAEGRKSYRMEFFYREMRRKTGFLMTDDGEPEGGAWNFDAENRKKLPTKISIPKATAFRPDAITRDVLDLVARRFDNHFGDLEGFRWAVTRKDARTALTRFVNERLENYGDYQDAMKRDEPFLFHAVIAPYLNAGLLTAREVCVAVEEAYRTGRAPLNAVEGFIRQVIGWREYVRGIYWLKMPDYAGTNALEAKRKLPDFYWSADTPMACLRACVEETRANAYAHHIQRLMVLGNFALLVGITPREVQEWYLLVYADAYEWVELPNVHGMVLFADGGLLASKPYAASGAYIDRMSDYCKGCAYDVRAKTGEKACPFNYLYWNFLIENEDRLSSNPRMGMPYRNLARMSEARRKAIVGDARRFLAAVGAVEQKG
- a CDS encoding LysR substrate-binding domain-containing protein — encoded protein: MRQLPILRALQTFEAAARYPSFSAAAAALGMTHGAISHQIRALEDWLGKKVFDRRGNGVVLNADGQRLYQVCSQSFSMLEQEVHQIRTSTHEPVLSIGCSTTLLSYWLLPRIDKFLEAKPDVSLRFQTRSDISALTSRYIDVLITSDPVSPLTGIHATRLGNARIGPVCAPDRCPIPRQPHDITDMPLLHASSRLDAWEEWADEAGIGLRKRKMLIFETLSLSIEAACSGLGFAMTPDFVVRSELERGRLIAPLGFLAVERTTWLYMRESDTQSGSVPAFRNWLIENAALG
- a CDS encoding LOG family protein, with the protein product MKTASTMFADVLLELERIEELHASLHPAVSIFGSARTPADSHEFRSAHGLGQALAQKGFTVISGGGPGIMRAAVEGAQSARGRSVGFNIALPFEVPSIDLQDISLTFENFFTRKLAFARCSDAFVVMPGGMGTLDELFDILTLIQTKKMPDKPVVLYGKDFWHGMINWLNVSVAGNGYIKPNETEKMMIFDEESDVINHLIQLFNIK